In Shouchella patagoniensis, the following are encoded in one genomic region:
- a CDS encoding bifunctional 3-deoxy-7-phosphoheptulonate synthase/chorismate mutase, with product MSNEQLDTLREQLDKVNLSLLEQINERARLVKDIGSLKREQGITRFDPVRERNMLDHIAAHNEGPFETGTLQHLFKQIFKASLELQEEDNSKALLVSRKKHPDNTTISLKGEVIGDGTQKFVFGPCAVESYEQVLTVAKEMKKRGQTILRGGAFKPRTSPYDFQGLGLEGLQILKRVADELDMSVISEIVSPNDIEVAVEYVDVIQIGARNMQNFELLKAAGSVKKPVLLKRGLAATIEEFIHAAEYVVSKGNDQLMLCERGIRTYEKATRNTLDISAVPILKQETHLPVMVDVTHSTGRRDLLLPTAKAALAIGADAVMAEVHPDPAVALSDSAQQMNLKEFNEFLDALIESGLYKSTVKQS from the coding sequence ATGAGTAATGAACAGCTGGATACATTAAGAGAGCAACTGGATAAAGTCAATTTGTCCCTATTAGAGCAAATAAATGAGCGAGCTAGACTTGTGAAAGATATTGGCTCATTAAAAAGAGAACAAGGGATCACTCGATTTGATCCGGTTCGGGAGCGTAATATGCTTGACCACATTGCTGCACATAATGAAGGGCCTTTCGAAACGGGGACCTTACAGCATTTATTTAAACAAATATTTAAAGCAAGCCTAGAATTACAAGAAGAAGATAATAGTAAAGCATTGCTTGTATCAAGAAAAAAACATCCTGATAATACGACGATTTCTCTAAAAGGAGAAGTCATCGGAGATGGAACACAAAAGTTTGTATTTGGTCCTTGTGCAGTTGAAAGCTATGAGCAGGTCCTAACTGTTGCTAAAGAAATGAAAAAACGTGGTCAAACAATTCTACGTGGAGGTGCTTTTAAACCTCGTACATCGCCTTATGATTTCCAAGGGTTGGGTTTAGAAGGTCTACAAATATTAAAGCGGGTAGCAGATGAGCTGGATATGTCAGTCATCAGTGAGATTGTTTCCCCAAATGATATTGAAGTAGCTGTTGAATACGTTGACGTCATTCAAATTGGCGCTCGAAACATGCAAAACTTTGAACTGCTAAAGGCAGCTGGTTCAGTTAAAAAACCTGTTCTTCTGAAGCGTGGCCTTGCTGCTACCATTGAAGAATTTATCCACGCTGCTGAGTATGTTGTTTCAAAAGGAAATGATCAATTAATGTTGTGTGAGCGTGGTATCCGAACTTACGAGAAGGCAACGCGTAACACACTTGATATTTCAGCTGTACCGATTTTAAAACAGGAAACGCATTTGCCAGTTATGGTGGATGTGACTCACTCTACTGGACGTCGTGATTTGCTACTTCCTACAGCGAAAGCTGCGCTTGCAATTGGAGCAGATGCAGTAATGGCGGAAGTGCATCCTGATCCAGCTGTTGCATTATCTGATTCAGCTCAACAAATGAATTTAAAAGAATTTAACGAGTTTTTAGATGCTCTAATTGAATCGGGTTTATACAAATCAACAGTTAAACAATCATAA
- a CDS encoding GNAT family N-acetyltransferase gives MEHPKRFFREPFRYSNTELYLEGPLKYSELQAYAFHSDLTSFRPANQQKKALLEISELPEGRINVIRHEDMIVGYVTFVYPDPLERWSEGKMEDLIELGAIEIAPEYRAKGLGKELLRLSMKDEAMENYIIITTEYYWHWDLKGSGLDVWEYRKVMEKMMNAGGLTWFATDDPEISSHPANCLMARIGKNVNQSSIEAFDQLRFVNRFMY, from the coding sequence ATGGAGCATCCAAAACGTTTTTTTCGTGAACCATTTCGCTATTCGAATACTGAGCTTTACCTAGAAGGGCCTCTAAAATACAGTGAGTTACAAGCGTATGCCTTTCATTCCGACCTAACATCATTTCGTCCTGCAAACCAACAAAAAAAAGCATTATTAGAAATCTCTGAACTGCCAGAAGGGCGCATCAATGTTATTCGTCATGAAGATATGATCGTTGGCTATGTTACCTTTGTTTACCCAGACCCACTGGAACGTTGGTCAGAAGGTAAAATGGAGGATCTTATTGAGCTTGGCGCAATAGAAATTGCACCAGAGTACCGGGCAAAAGGATTAGGAAAAGAGTTGCTCCGGCTCTCCATGAAAGATGAAGCAATGGAAAATTATATTATTATTACTACTGAATATTATTGGCATTGGGACCTTAAAGGAAGCGGACTTGATGTCTGGGAATATCGAAAAGTAATGGAGAAAATGATGAATGCTGGAGGATTAACTTGGTTTGCTACAGACGACCCAGAGATTAGTTCACATCCTGCTAATTGTTTAATGGCACGTATCGGCAAAAATGTTAACCAATCCTCCATCGAAGCATTCGATCAACTTCGATTTGTGAACCGATTTATGTATTAA
- a CDS encoding DNA translocase FtsK: MSVWNKWLEWFKREDESHETLQESKEIKAKTKRNSNSEVELEEARMTYQYVKQEFEISRNKQKNNKEEGPPKKTKVKQGSDSSKKAVPEEETSFFKGHFKPSIIPSPVHGIQKREQTRENSDYDWLISQTREQQAEFVERLFHKPETSISGEPAYLRKITQQVEADSLVPEKDRNEYEMIAKSVISEKEHTYEEEQIDKNSSFFVDDETEYTTKSNETEQKNDTVTTDQEKTIESEEIEVLTEEHPDLNKKIINEREKEDTNSVQSHQGQISRNENKQKEQTDNPILKRKKSVNQGTIPQKGEIPFNVLMLPKDKQSSQDQTKRVKRKSTNYDTPPIHLLSIPEKTTEDDSTWLDEQATLLEETLASFHVDAKVVDRTKGPAVTRFEIQPAKGVKVNKITNLTDDIKLALAAKDIRMEAPIPGKNAIGIEVPNLRSSPVMLREILRRDVFREPESPLTAALGLDISGQPIVTDLKKMPHGLVAGATGSGKSVCINSILVSLLYKASPEELKLLLVDPKMVELAPYHDVPHLLAPVITDPKQATAALKWVVQEMERRYELFSKHRVRDIGKYNERYSSDEKPALPYILVVIDELADLMMVSPQDVEDAICRIAQKARACGIHLLVATQRPSVDVITGLIKANIPTRIAFAVASQMDSRTILDMGGAERLLGRGDMLFHENGAPKAVRVQGTFVSDEEIEAVVDYAKQYGKPEYAFDTETIQKNFEQEEEEDELLEEACYFAVEQGTTSASSIQRRFRVGYNRAARLIEMMEARGIVSGAMGSKPRQVLVTVEEIDLLFASSKQTTGT, encoded by the coding sequence ATGAGCGTATGGAATAAGTGGCTAGAATGGTTTAAACGAGAAGATGAAAGCCATGAAACGCTCCAAGAATCGAAGGAAATAAAAGCAAAAACAAAAAGAAATAGCAACTCTGAAGTGGAATTGGAAGAGGCTCGAATGACCTACCAATATGTTAAACAAGAATTTGAAATTAGTCGAAACAAACAAAAGAACAACAAAGAGGAAGGACCTCCAAAGAAAACAAAAGTAAAGCAAGGGAGCGATAGCTCGAAAAAGGCGGTGCCTGAAGAAGAGACTAGCTTCTTTAAAGGTCATTTTAAGCCAAGTATTATACCTTCACCTGTACATGGTATTCAGAAGAGAGAACAAACAAGAGAAAACAGTGATTACGATTGGTTAATTTCTCAAACGAGAGAACAACAAGCTGAATTTGTTGAAAGGCTCTTTCATAAACCAGAGACAAGTATTTCTGGAGAACCAGCATACTTGAGAAAAATTACGCAGCAGGTAGAAGCAGACAGTCTTGTTCCAGAGAAAGATCGAAACGAATATGAGATGATCGCAAAAAGTGTAATATCTGAAAAAGAACATACATATGAAGAAGAGCAAATAGATAAAAACAGCTCTTTTTTTGTTGATGATGAGACCGAATATACAACGAAATCGAACGAAACGGAACAAAAGAATGACACTGTAACAACTGATCAAGAAAAAACAATTGAGAGTGAGGAAATAGAAGTACTCACAGAAGAACACCCTGATCTCAATAAGAAAATAATAAATGAAAGGGAAAAAGAAGATACAAATAGTGTTCAGAGTCATCAGGGCCAAATAAGTCGTAATGAAAACAAACAAAAAGAACAAACGGATAATCCGATCTTAAAACGTAAAAAAAGCGTTAATCAAGGGACCATACCGCAAAAAGGCGAGATTCCTTTTAATGTTTTGATGCTACCAAAAGATAAACAGAGCAGCCAAGATCAAACAAAGCGCGTTAAGCGCAAGAGCACAAATTATGACACACCGCCGATCCATTTATTGTCCATTCCAGAAAAAACAACAGAAGACGACTCAACTTGGCTAGACGAGCAAGCGACTCTATTAGAGGAAACACTTGCAAGTTTTCATGTTGATGCAAAAGTGGTGGATCGAACAAAAGGACCAGCAGTAACGAGGTTCGAGATTCAGCCTGCAAAAGGAGTAAAAGTAAATAAAATTACCAATTTAACTGATGACATTAAACTTGCTCTGGCTGCAAAGGATATTCGCATGGAGGCACCAATTCCTGGGAAAAATGCGATTGGTATTGAAGTACCTAATTTGCGTTCTTCTCCAGTTATGCTGCGAGAAATATTGCGCCGTGATGTATTCCGCGAACCGGAGTCACCGCTAACAGCAGCGCTTGGTTTAGATATTTCAGGACAACCAATCGTAACCGATTTAAAAAAGATGCCACATGGTCTGGTAGCAGGTGCGACGGGATCTGGTAAAAGCGTGTGTATTAATTCGATTCTTGTGAGTTTGTTATATAAAGCTTCTCCCGAGGAACTGAAACTATTGCTTGTTGACCCTAAAATGGTTGAACTAGCTCCGTATCATGACGTTCCTCATTTGCTGGCTCCTGTCATCACAGATCCAAAACAAGCAACAGCGGCGTTAAAGTGGGTTGTTCAGGAAATGGAACGCCGTTATGAATTGTTTAGCAAACATCGTGTCCGTGATATTGGCAAATATAACGAACGTTATTCAAGTGATGAAAAGCCGGCATTGCCATACATCCTTGTCGTCATAGATGAACTTGCAGACTTAATGATGGTGTCTCCACAGGATGTAGAGGATGCGATTTGTCGGATTGCCCAAAAAGCACGTGCTTGTGGAATTCATTTACTCGTGGCTACCCAACGACCGTCCGTTGATGTTATTACAGGTTTAATTAAAGCAAACATCCCAACTAGGATTGCTTTTGCTGTTGCTTCGCAGATGGATTCTCGTACAATTTTAGATATGGGAGGGGCAGAGCGTCTATTAGGACGTGGCGATATGTTGTTCCATGAAAATGGTGCCCCTAAAGCTGTACGTGTGCAAGGAACGTTTGTATCAGATGAAGAAATTGAAGCTGTTGTTGACTATGCAAAACAGTATGGAAAGCCAGAATATGCTTTTGATACTGAAACAATCCAGAAAAATTTTGAACAAGAAGAGGAAGAAGACGAGTTACTCGAAGAAGCATGTTACTTCGCTGTCGAACAAGGCACTACTTCTGCTTCAAGTATTCAAAGACGCTTTCGGGTTGGTTATAACCGTGCAGCCCGTTTAATTGAAATGATGGAAGCAAGGGGAATTGTTTCAGGAGCGATGGGAAGTAAGCCAAGGCAAGTGTTAGTAACTGTAGAAGAAATTGATCTTTTGTTTGCTTCTTCTAAACAAACAACTGGAACTTGA
- a CDS encoding DUF1444 domain-containing protein, whose protein sequence is MELQAFRKKIEKELERDGWTTRYDHKEGTLRVEDHSIKKGVTLSLKPLLAKWERKEYDAVAEAIRHVKVGLESMEKAVQLIGNEKKIYPVIRAASFPSETSDGRKLIFDEHTAETRIYYAVDLDETYTLIDQNLLEVSGWSRTRLKEMALFNIRSLPQPLKSDKVAGNVFYFLSAKDGYDASRILDNSLVEKMEREVKGELAVAIPHQDALIFADIQNDTGYDVLGQMALQFFGAGRIPVTALPFVSEKGELEPVFILAQKKPKG, encoded by the coding sequence GTGGAGCTGCAAGCATTTCGCAAGAAGATTGAAAAGGAATTGGAACGAGATGGATGGACCACTCGTTATGATCATAAAGAAGGAACGCTTAGAGTTGAGGATCATTCAATTAAAAAAGGTGTAACATTATCGCTTAAACCTTTATTAGCTAAGTGGGAACGAAAAGAGTATGACGCAGTGGCTGAAGCGATTCGGCATGTAAAAGTTGGCTTAGAGTCAATGGAAAAAGCAGTCCAATTAATTGGCAATGAAAAGAAAATATATCCAGTCATTCGCGCGGCATCATTTCCAAGTGAAACTTCGGATGGTAGGAAGTTAATTTTTGATGAGCATACTGCTGAAACGCGAATCTATTATGCTGTTGACTTAGACGAGACATATACATTAATTGATCAAAACTTATTAGAGGTAAGTGGTTGGAGCAGGACGAGGCTCAAAGAAATGGCACTTTTTAATATTCGTTCCTTACCACAACCACTGAAATCTGATAAGGTGGCTGGGAATGTATTTTATTTCTTAAGTGCAAAGGACGGCTATGATGCGAGCAGAATTTTAGATAATTCATTAGTAGAAAAAATGGAGCGAGAAGTAAAAGGTGAGCTTGCGGTCGCGATCCCGCATCAAGATGCGCTCATATTTGCTGATATACAAAATGATACTGGATACGATGTCTTAGGGCAAATGGCTCTACAATTTTTTGGGGCTGGTAGAATTCCTGTTACGGCGCTACCATTTGTGTCAGAAAAAGGAGAACTTGAACCAGTATTCATTTTAGCACAAAAGAAGCCTAAAGGCTGA
- the ytpR gene encoding YtpR family tRNA-binding protein: protein MNIFYNEKGIGDVLMLTKEKLSNERRTVDQSGDVVQIINKENGEIAGINILNASTYGNVSGSGAIDLDSEVKQLVSTAFQKSGKELVFNLEQTPTFVIGYVESKDKHPNADKLSVCQVNVGDSILQIVCGAPNVEAGQKVVVALVGAVMPSGLTIKDAKLRGVDSSGMICSAMELGIEDAPTEKGILVLPETAEIGTAFQGNK from the coding sequence ATGAACATTTTTTATAATGAAAAGGGAATTGGCGATGTTCTAATGCTAACGAAAGAAAAGTTGTCTAATGAAAGACGGACAGTGGATCAAAGCGGCGATGTCGTGCAAATCATTAATAAGGAAAATGGCGAAATTGCAGGTATAAATATTCTTAACGCATCAACTTATGGCAATGTGTCAGGAAGTGGCGCGATTGATTTAGATTCAGAAGTAAAACAACTCGTCTCAACGGCGTTCCAAAAGAGTGGAAAGGAACTCGTATTTAACTTAGAGCAGACTCCTACATTTGTAATAGGTTATGTTGAATCAAAGGACAAGCATCCAAATGCAGATAAATTATCTGTATGCCAAGTGAATGTTGGTGATTCCATTTTACAAATTGTTTGTGGAGCACCGAATGTTGAAGCTGGACAAAAAGTAGTTGTTGCACTAGTTGGTGCTGTTATGCCAAGTGGTTTAACTATTAAAGATGCTAAGTTGCGCGGAGTTGATTCAAGTGGAATGATTTGTTCCGCTATGGAATTAGGTATTGAGGATGCTCCAACTGAAAAAGGAATTTTAGTTTTGCCAGAAACAGCAGAAATAGGTACGGCATTTCAAGGAAACAAATAA
- a CDS encoding acetoin utilization AcuB family protein produces MNLKKIMHTEVYTLKQTQSVKEAIHLMENKLIRHIPIINSANHVIGIVSDRDIRDIRPSTLSTDYDENLFLKPISIIMSTPVLTGHEDDDVQESARLFYQNRIGCLPIIKDGKLTGIITESDMLYSMTKLLGADRPSSVIEVCVKNKTGMLADVSAIFKKNQVNIVSAVAYLSEKQGHHMLSFRVQTIDPRRVIHALQDEGYDVYGPSLHAQGGAL; encoded by the coding sequence ATGAACTTAAAAAAAATTATGCACACGGAAGTATACACATTAAAACAAACACAATCAGTTAAAGAAGCAATCCATTTAATGGAAAATAAGTTAATTCGACACATTCCGATAATCAACAGCGCCAATCATGTCATAGGCATTGTCTCTGATCGGGACATTCGAGACATACGCCCTTCTACTCTATCAACTGACTATGATGAGAACCTTTTTCTGAAACCGATTTCAATCATTATGAGTACACCTGTTTTAACTGGACACGAAGATGATGATGTACAAGAATCAGCACGACTGTTTTATCAAAACAGAATAGGTTGTCTCCCAATCATTAAAGATGGAAAGTTAACTGGCATCATTACTGAATCTGACATGCTTTATAGCATGACTAAACTCCTCGGTGCAGATCGTCCTAGTTCAGTCATTGAAGTATGCGTTAAAAATAAAACCGGAATGTTAGCTGATGTATCAGCTATTTTTAAGAAGAATCAAGTTAATATCGTTAGTGCAGTCGCTTATTTAAGTGAGAAACAAGGCCATCATATGCTGTCATTTCGAGTGCAAACAATTGACCCTAGACGTGTTATTCACGCTTTGCAAGATGAAGGGTATGATGTTTATGGGCCGTCCTTGCACGCTCAAGGTGGAGCGTTATGA
- the ccpA gene encoding catabolite control protein A: MNTTIYDVAREAGVSMATVSRVVNGNPNVKPTTRKKVMEAIDRLGYRPNAVARGLASKRTTTVGVIIPDISSIFFAELARGIEDIATMYKYNIILCNSDQNKEKEIHLINTLLEKQVDGIVYMGGEITEEHAEQFKRSPVPIVLAATLDNENSFPSVNIEYTQAAEDAIQFLIDQGHKRIGMLSGSLEDPINGYQKFAGYRQALEKNGLEFDENLVVIGDYTYDSGMEAMDSFTALEDKPTAIFASNDEMALGVIHGVQDRGYSVPDDFEIVGFDNTRLATMVRPTLTTVVQPLYDIGAVSMRLLTKLMNKEEVAEQTVTLPHRIENRGSTK; this comes from the coding sequence ATGAATACAACAATTTATGATGTAGCAAGAGAAGCAGGCGTTTCAATGGCGACTGTATCGAGAGTTGTAAATGGTAATCCGAATGTAAAACCAACTACAAGAAAGAAAGTAATGGAAGCAATTGATCGGCTTGGATATAGACCGAACGCTGTAGCAAGAGGTCTTGCTAGTAAGCGTACAACAACTGTAGGTGTTATTATCCCTGATATCTCAAGTATTTTCTTTGCGGAACTTGCGCGAGGAATTGAGGATATTGCGACCATGTATAAGTACAATATTATTCTTTGTAACTCCGACCAAAACAAAGAAAAAGAAATCCACCTGATTAATACGTTGCTTGAAAAACAAGTGGACGGTATTGTTTATATGGGTGGAGAAATTACGGAGGAGCACGCGGAGCAGTTTAAACGCTCGCCTGTACCGATTGTATTAGCGGCAACGTTAGATAATGAGAACTCGTTCCCATCTGTAAATATTGAATATACTCAAGCTGCTGAAGATGCAATTCAATTTTTAATTGATCAAGGTCATAAACGCATCGGTATGTTGAGTGGTTCACTGGAAGATCCTATCAATGGCTATCAGAAATTTGCTGGTTACCGCCAAGCGCTAGAGAAAAATGGTCTTGAATTCGACGAAAATCTTGTAGTCATTGGAGATTACACATATGATTCTGGAATGGAAGCGATGGATTCATTTACAGCATTAGAAGACAAACCAACAGCAATTTTCGCTTCTAATGATGAAATGGCTCTTGGTGTCATTCACGGTGTTCAAGATAGAGGATACTCAGTTCCAGACGATTTTGAAATTGTTGGTTTTGATAATACACGTTTAGCGACGATGGTTCGTCCGACATTAACTACTGTTGTTCAGCCGTTGTATGATATTGGTGCAGTCTCTATGCGCCTATTAACGAAATTGATGAACAAAGAAGAGGTCGCAGAACAAACTGTAACACTTCCTCACCGAATTGAAAATAGAGGATCAACGAAATAA
- a CDS encoding acetoin utilization protein AcuC has protein sequence MTGKAALIYGADGPQYKFHDSHPFHPLRLELTHTLLEDIGALTGFDTIHPQIATDAMLELVHDPNFIKAVKLGSSGKLTEGLAQAHGLDTEDTPVFPHMHEAAAYLVGGTLAACDAVLKDGYDHAFHLGGGLHHGFRGRASGFCVYNDSSIAIEYMRRTYGAKILYVDTDAHHGDGVQWSFYEDPDICTLSIHETGRYLFPGTGHVTEKGAGKGYGFSINIPLDAFTEDESFLSAYENSFREIADFFRPDIILTQNGVDAHYYDPLSHLHVSTAAYKAIPKLAHELAHQYCDGRWVAVGGGGYDKWRVVPRAWSYIWLAMTEQLDLGDGALPKSWLERWSAKAQETLPTEWNDPVFPTVPRKAEITSKNKLTVEKALSHIRTEMKQEQRRE, from the coding sequence ATGACTGGAAAAGCGGCATTAATTTATGGTGCAGATGGTCCCCAATACAAATTTCATGACTCTCACCCCTTCCACCCACTGCGGCTTGAACTAACACATACCTTGTTAGAGGATATCGGTGCCCTGACTGGCTTTGATACGATTCATCCTCAAATCGCTACAGATGCGATGTTAGAACTTGTTCATGATCCCAATTTTATTAAAGCTGTTAAGCTTGGAAGCAGCGGAAAATTAACTGAAGGTCTCGCACAAGCACATGGTCTTGATACAGAAGATACGCCCGTTTTTCCTCACATGCATGAAGCTGCGGCTTATTTAGTTGGAGGTACACTTGCAGCTTGTGATGCTGTCTTAAAAGACGGCTATGATCACGCTTTCCATTTAGGAGGTGGCTTGCATCACGGGTTCCGGGGAAGAGCTTCGGGTTTTTGCGTATACAATGATTCGTCTATTGCGATTGAATATATGAGACGTACGTATGGTGCAAAAATTTTATATGTAGATACTGACGCACACCATGGTGACGGGGTTCAATGGAGCTTTTATGAAGATCCAGATATTTGTACATTAAGCATTCACGAAACCGGGCGTTACCTATTTCCTGGCACTGGACACGTAACTGAAAAAGGGGCGGGCAAAGGGTATGGATTTTCGATTAATATCCCCCTCGATGCTTTCACAGAAGATGAATCTTTCCTTTCTGCCTATGAAAATTCATTCCGTGAAATAGCTGATTTTTTCCGACCTGATATTATCTTGACCCAAAATGGTGTTGATGCCCATTATTATGATCCACTTTCTCATTTACACGTATCCACAGCAGCTTACAAGGCGATTCCTAAACTTGCGCATGAATTAGCTCATCAATATTGTGATGGCAGATGGGTAGCGGTTGGCGGTGGAGGCTATGATAAATGGCGCGTTGTTCCCCGTGCTTGGTCCTACATATGGCTTGCGATGACAGAACAGTTGGACTTAGGAGATGGTGCATTGCCAAAAAGCTGGCTAGAGCGATGGTCAGCAAAAGCTCAAGAAACTTTACCCACTGAATGGAATGACCCTGTATTCCCTACGGTACCAAGAAAAGCAGAAATTACATCTAAAAACAAACTCACTGTGGAAAAAGCACTCTCACATATTCGTACGGAAATGAAACAAGAGCAACGACGGGAATAA
- a CDS encoding DUF948 domain-containing protein: MEVLLYISALIAAIAFVVLVVFLIKTLKLMSKTLERTSSTAKALEKQLQGITEESELLLKKTNALADDIQRKSDSINVVFESAKELGDSVKVFNHSVRQVSTKVSEQTSRNAETVSQAVQWGQAVLDFYTKFKQRKQQLDRKSTEEEI, translated from the coding sequence GTGGAAGTATTGTTGTACATAAGTGCATTGATTGCAGCGATTGCATTTGTTGTCTTAGTCGTTTTCTTAATAAAAACACTAAAATTAATGTCAAAAACACTGGAGCGAACTTCATCAACTGCGAAAGCACTTGAGAAACAACTTCAGGGGATCACAGAAGAATCGGAGTTATTGCTTAAGAAAACCAATGCACTCGCAGATGACATTCAACGTAAGTCAGATTCAATTAATGTAGTCTTTGAATCTGCAAAAGAGCTTGGTGATTCGGTAAAAGTCTTTAATCACTCCGTTCGTCAAGTATCAACGAAAGTGAGTGAACAAACTAGTCGAAATGCTGAAACAGTCTCCCAAGCGGTACAATGGGGTCAGGCTGTTTTGGATTTCTATACAAAGTTTAAACAGCGTAAACAACAATTAGATCGTAAATCAACGGAGGAGGAGATTTAA
- the murC gene encoding UDP-N-acetylmuramate--L-alanine ligase, translating to MTTYHFTGIKGSGMSALAQILDDLNEDVQGSDIEETIFTQKPLEQKHIPLLPFAAGNIKEGQHVIMSAAYGETHEEIKRARELGLKVDVYPQFLGEFISRFTSVAVTGSHGKTSTTGLLSHVLGSICPTSYLIGDGTGKGTQDSSYFVFEACEYRRHFLNYSPDYCVMTNIDFDHPDYFKSVDDVVSAFQSMAKQVNKAIIACGDDEYLQKLQANVPIVFYGLGEDNDFQAKAIQSGDDGTSFTVFVRGDLYGEFLIPGYGDHNVRNALSVIALCHYEGISYEKVAEHLKTFAGVKRRFSEKKSGTQILIDDYAHHPTEIAATIEATKKKYKEREVVAIFQPHTFTRTKTFLQEFANALSQADYVYLCDIFGSAREERGSLTIEQLQTLVDGSKLLQEDEISQLKNHQDAVLLFMGAGDIQKFQQSYELEIKKSS from the coding sequence TTGACAACGTACCATTTTACTGGCATTAAAGGCTCCGGGATGAGCGCATTAGCTCAGATCTTAGATGATTTAAATGAGGACGTACAAGGTTCGGATATTGAAGAAACGATTTTTACGCAAAAACCATTAGAACAAAAACACATTCCTTTGCTTCCTTTTGCTGCAGGGAATATTAAAGAAGGTCAGCACGTAATTATGTCGGCCGCTTATGGTGAAACTCACGAAGAAATTAAACGCGCTCGCGAACTTGGATTAAAAGTAGATGTATATCCACAGTTTTTAGGAGAGTTTATTTCACGATTTACAAGTGTTGCAGTAACCGGTTCGCATGGAAAAACGTCAACAACTGGACTTCTGTCTCATGTGTTAGGTTCTATTTGCCCAACTTCATATTTAATTGGTGATGGTACGGGAAAAGGAACACAGGATTCCTCTTATTTTGTATTTGAAGCATGTGAGTATCGTCGCCATTTCCTTAACTATTCACCTGATTACTGTGTGATGACCAATATCGATTTTGATCATCCAGATTACTTTAAAAGTGTGGATGATGTGGTTAGTGCGTTTCAATCAATGGCAAAACAAGTAAATAAAGCAATTATTGCATGTGGCGACGATGAATATTTACAGAAGCTACAAGCAAATGTTCCAATTGTTTTTTACGGACTTGGTGAAGATAATGATTTTCAAGCAAAAGCGATTCAAAGTGGGGATGATGGAACGTCATTTACTGTGTTTGTTCGTGGGGACTTGTATGGTGAATTTCTTATCCCAGGTTACGGAGATCATAATGTAAGAAATGCTCTTTCTGTTATTGCGCTTTGCCATTACGAAGGAATTAGCTATGAAAAAGTAGCAGAACACTTAAAGACTTTTGCGGGGGTTAAGCGCAGATTTAGTGAGAAAAAGTCAGGAACACAAATTTTGATTGATGATTACGCTCATCATCCTACGGAAATTGCAGCAACGATTGAAGCAACAAAAAAGAAATACAAAGAACGTGAAGTAGTGGCGATCTTTCAACCACATACATTTACAAGAACAAAAACGTTTTTGCAAGAGTTTGCGAATGCTCTGAGTCAAGCTGATTATGTTTATTTATGTGATATATTCGGTTCAGCTCGTGAAGAAAGAGGTTCTTTAACGATTGAACAACTTCAAACCCTTGTAGATGGATCAAAATTGTTGCAGGAAGATGAAATTAGTCAATTGAAGAATCATCAAGATGCTGTACTTTTATTTATGGGTGCTGGAGATATTCAAAAGTTCCAACAATCCTATGAACTTGAAATAAAAAAAAGTAGCTAA
- a CDS encoding YtxH domain-containing protein: protein MGDMNTKDFLIGTLIGGIVGATTALFLAPKSGKELRSDISDQAHLAKEKTAQLTNDVYEKGNEWVDIAKDKSTTLAKNVSDQSQQVVDKVKDLSATAKKEAEDQVNEAQSLAKELKEDAQDSGKNIAETVKSEVEDAEKKAKAAAKK, encoded by the coding sequence ATGGGTGATATGAATACAAAAGATTTTTTAATTGGAACATTAATTGGTGGGATTGTAGGTGCAACAACTGCATTGTTTCTAGCTCCAAAATCAGGTAAAGAATTACGTAGTGATATTAGCGACCAAGCACATTTAGCAAAAGAAAAAACGGCACAATTAACAAATGACGTTTACGAAAAAGGAAACGAGTGGGTTGATATTGCGAAAGATAAATCAACAACACTTGCAAAAAATGTTTCTGATCAATCACAACAAGTTGTTGATAAAGTGAAAGATTTAAGCGCAACTGCAAAAAAAGAAGCGGAAGACCAAGTGAACGAGGCTCAAAGTCTTGCGAAAGAATTAAAAGAAGATGCGCAAGATTCAGGTAAAAACATTGCGGAGACAGTAAAAAGTGAAGTTGAAGATGCTGAAAAGAAAGCAAAAGCAGCTGCGAAAAAATAA